A single region of the Corallococcus caeni genome encodes:
- a CDS encoding PDDEXK nuclease domain-containing protein, with product MKMSRKRGGSTVGTPERSRELLVVAPGDQEVSMLVHDLSSMIEAARQQVAVTANATLTTLYWQIGHRVLTEVTGGQRAEYGGQIVSAVGRQLEARYGRGFGEKNLRRMVQFATVFPDAEIVAALLRQLGWTHFTLLIPLSDPLKREFYAEMCRVERWSTRELRQKIDSMLFERTALSKKPEEFIRGELAALREKGELTPTLVFQDPYMLDFLELSDTYSEKDLESAILREIERFLLELGVGFAFVERQKRITLDGDDYYLDLLFFHRRMRRLVAIELKIGDFKPADSGQMELYLRWLDRHERQPAKQAPLGIILCAGKKRETVEYLDLDARGIHVAEYLTELPPREVLQERLHRAIESARARLEIRTGVDVDAASSTPAAATRGPKRKPKGRK from the coding sequence ATGAAGATGTCGCGCAAGAGGGGAGGCAGTACCGTAGGGACGCCTGAACGCTCGCGCGAACTGCTTGTTGTCGCGCCCGGCGACCAAGAGGTTTCAATGCTCGTCCACGACCTCAGTTCAATGATCGAGGCGGCTCGCCAGCAGGTCGCGGTCACCGCGAACGCCACGCTCACGACGCTGTACTGGCAAATAGGACATCGCGTCCTCACCGAGGTGACGGGTGGGCAGCGCGCGGAATACGGTGGCCAGATTGTCTCCGCAGTGGGGAGACAATTGGAGGCCCGCTACGGACGTGGCTTCGGCGAGAAGAACCTGCGCCGGATGGTGCAGTTCGCCACCGTGTTTCCCGACGCGGAGATTGTCGCAGCACTGCTGCGACAATTGGGGTGGACCCACTTCACCCTGCTGATTCCGCTCAGCGACCCGCTAAAGCGCGAGTTCTACGCCGAGATGTGCCGCGTCGAGCGATGGAGCACGCGCGAGCTGCGCCAGAAGATCGACAGCATGCTCTTCGAGCGCACGGCACTCTCCAAGAAGCCGGAGGAGTTCATTCGCGGGGAGCTCGCGGCGCTCCGCGAGAAGGGCGAACTCACGCCGACGCTCGTGTTCCAAGACCCATACATGCTCGATTTCCTCGAGCTCTCCGACACCTACAGTGAGAAGGATCTCGAGTCAGCCATCCTCCGCGAGATCGAGCGCTTCCTCCTCGAACTCGGAGTGGGCTTCGCCTTTGTCGAACGTCAGAAGCGCATCACTCTCGACGGCGACGACTACTACCTCGACCTGCTCTTCTTCCATCGGCGCATGCGAAGGCTCGTCGCCATCGAACTGAAGATCGGCGACTTCAAGCCCGCGGACTCCGGCCAGATGGAGCTCTACCTGCGGTGGCTCGATCGACACGAACGCCAGCCTGCCAAGCAGGCTCCGCTCGGAATCATCCTATGCGCGGGCAAGAAGCGCGAGACGGTCGAATACCTCGACCTCGACGCGCGTGGAATCCATGTCGCCGAGTACCTGACTGAATTGCCTCCGCGTGAGGTCCTCCAGGAACGCCTCCACCGTGCCATCGAGTCCGCGCGTGCAAGGCTCGAAATCAGGACAGGGGTCGATGTGGACGCAGCTTCGAGCACGCCGGCCGCGGCGACTCGAGGCCCGAAGCGGAAGCCCAAGGGGAGGAAGTGA
- a CDS encoding MXAN_6577-like cysteine-rich protein, with protein MSRPLLDARLALLLSVLAAVVLTGCPEEKVLCTSGLNVCGAECVDLQGDPSNCGACGAACGAGETCQAGVCGCQPGTDVCGDACVALASDALNCGACGAACPSGQVCESGTCREGCSAGAERCGDSCVVLTNDPLNCGACGAVCPDVQSCHAGRCMYDVVTACFTNGQLVGIQAGTDRMGPRRQFGSGVQALAAWDGVVLAADAARSVLSQAPAGALGTMVEEDSLGAVAASPNDILVAPPYVYVLDSVNNTLQVLKREGAAQGGGLGLRTVGQVNLGANTSPQVLTKRGDTLYIPLFGTAGSDFRQGNAVARVNVSDPEHPRLVDTVALTGLDLKSFDGGTTMALPYAAVSVDAGVYVALTNLNPANDYLPNGPGMLARIDPADGGVKAIDLGAKDCLNAGDVQAVGDQLVVSCLGEAVFDTAGGYRAKAVRATGLVLVKDDKPVSSYALSPGCTGGPENGCDLAVGGRLAVVGNAVYVTDVNAGRVFVVEVRDGRLVERRGNSTPEAKGPALDACPVDARRGVSNAIDITAVP; from the coding sequence ATGTCGCGTCCCCTCCTTGATGCGCGGCTCGCGCTGCTGCTGTCGGTCCTGGCGGCGGTGGTCCTCACCGGCTGTCCGGAGGAGAAGGTCCTGTGCACGTCCGGCCTGAATGTCTGCGGCGCGGAATGCGTGGACCTCCAGGGCGACCCTTCGAACTGCGGCGCGTGTGGCGCGGCCTGCGGGGCAGGGGAGACGTGTCAGGCGGGCGTGTGTGGCTGCCAGCCGGGCACGGACGTCTGTGGTGATGCGTGCGTCGCGCTCGCGAGTGATGCGCTGAATTGTGGCGCTTGCGGCGCCGCGTGTCCTTCCGGCCAGGTGTGTGAGTCCGGCACCTGCCGCGAGGGCTGCTCCGCCGGTGCCGAGCGGTGCGGGGACAGCTGCGTCGTCCTCACGAATGATCCGCTCAACTGCGGCGCTTGCGGCGCGGTGTGCCCGGACGTGCAGTCCTGCCACGCGGGCCGGTGCATGTATGACGTGGTGACGGCCTGCTTCACCAACGGGCAGCTCGTCGGCATCCAGGCGGGGACGGACCGGATGGGGCCCCGGCGGCAGTTCGGCTCGGGCGTGCAGGCGCTGGCGGCGTGGGATGGCGTAGTGCTGGCGGCGGACGCGGCGCGCTCCGTGTTGTCGCAGGCTCCGGCGGGTGCGCTGGGGACGATGGTGGAAGAGGACTCGCTGGGCGCGGTGGCCGCTTCGCCCAATGACATCCTCGTGGCCCCTCCGTATGTGTATGTCCTCGACTCGGTGAACAACACGCTCCAGGTGCTCAAGCGGGAAGGGGCCGCGCAGGGCGGTGGGCTGGGATTGCGCACGGTGGGGCAGGTGAACCTGGGCGCGAACACCAGCCCGCAGGTCCTCACGAAGCGCGGCGACACGCTCTACATCCCGCTGTTCGGCACGGCCGGCTCCGACTTCCGGCAGGGCAATGCCGTGGCTCGCGTCAACGTGAGCGACCCGGAGCACCCCCGGCTCGTGGACACCGTCGCGCTCACCGGCCTGGACCTGAAGTCCTTCGACGGCGGGACGACGATGGCGCTGCCGTACGCGGCGGTGTCGGTGGACGCGGGAGTGTACGTGGCGCTCACCAACCTGAACCCCGCGAATGACTACCTGCCCAATGGCCCCGGGATGCTCGCGCGCATCGACCCGGCGGATGGCGGGGTGAAGGCCATCGACCTGGGCGCGAAGGACTGCCTCAACGCGGGCGACGTGCAGGCCGTGGGCGACCAGCTGGTGGTGAGCTGCCTGGGCGAGGCGGTGTTCGACACCGCGGGCGGCTACCGCGCGAAGGCCGTGCGCGCCACGGGGCTGGTGCTGGTGAAGGATGACAAGCCCGTGTCGTCGTATGCGCTGTCGCCGGGCTGCACCGGGGGGCCGGAGAACGGCTGTGACCTCGCGGTGGGCGGGCGGCTCGCGGTGGTGGGCAATGCCGTGTACGTCACGGACGTGAACGCGGGCCGCGTGTTCGTGGTGGAGGTGCGCGACGGCCGGCTCGTCGAGCGGCGCGGCAACTCCACGCCGGAGGCGAAGGGCCCCGCGCTGGATGCATGTCCGGTGGATGCTCGGCGCGGGGTGTCCAACGCCATCGACATCACCGCAGTGCCTTGA
- a CDS encoding ComEA family DNA-binding protein, with protein sequence MGAGRAEAASSRTQYVGVVNLNEATAAELDLLPGVGEKAAQRILEHRKKRPFGRVEELVRVKGFGKKKFLKLRAHLALSGPTTLKVEQVPAGSPPGREGSVTNP encoded by the coding sequence ATGGGAGCGGGGCGTGCGGAGGCCGCCAGCTCGCGCACGCAATACGTGGGGGTGGTCAACTTGAACGAAGCCACGGCGGCGGAGCTGGACCTGCTGCCGGGCGTGGGTGAGAAGGCGGCGCAGCGCATCCTCGAGCACCGCAAGAAGCGGCCCTTCGGTCGCGTCGAGGAGCTGGTCCGGGTCAAGGGCTTCGGCAAGAAGAAGTTCCTCAAGCTGAGGGCCCACCTGGCCCTCAGCGGCCCCACGACGCTCAAGGTGGAGCAGGTCCCCGCCGGGTCGCCGCCGGGAAGGGAGGGAAGCGTCACGAACCCATGA
- a CDS encoding aldo/keto reductase: MTPTHRTTQLGRTGPQVFPIALGCMGMSGAYGPSDENESVATLREAIERGVTLLDTADFYASGHNELLIRRAIEGQRDKVQLSVKFGAMRGPDGAFVGFDGRPSAVKNFVTYSLRRLGVDYLDVYRPARLDPNVPIEDTVGAIAELVKGGYVRNIGLSEVGAETIRRAAKVHPLSDLQIEYALITREPEKTLFPTLAELGMSATLYGVLSRGLLTGAKAEGVRLHYPRFGGEAGQRNAAAVARFHAYAAERGMTPAQLSVAWVLAKQPALVPVVGARTRKQLLDVLGALDKPLSSDDVAAVEAILPKEAIAGTRYPEQQMKLLDSER, encoded by the coding sequence ATGACTCCCACCCACCGCACGACGCAACTCGGTAGGACAGGCCCGCAGGTGTTTCCCATTGCCCTCGGCTGCATGGGCATGTCCGGAGCGTACGGACCGTCCGATGAGAACGAGAGTGTCGCCACCCTCCGCGAGGCCATCGAGCGCGGCGTGACGCTGCTCGATACCGCCGACTTCTACGCCAGCGGGCACAACGAACTGCTCATTCGCCGCGCCATCGAGGGCCAGCGCGACAAGGTGCAGCTCTCGGTGAAGTTCGGAGCCATGCGGGGGCCGGACGGCGCCTTCGTGGGCTTCGACGGGCGCCCCTCGGCGGTGAAGAACTTCGTCACGTACAGCTTGCGGCGGCTCGGCGTCGACTACCTCGACGTCTATCGCCCCGCCCGGCTGGACCCGAACGTGCCGATCGAAGACACAGTGGGCGCGATCGCCGAGTTGGTGAAGGGCGGCTACGTGCGGAACATCGGGCTCTCCGAGGTGGGTGCCGAGACGATCCGCCGCGCGGCGAAGGTGCACCCCTTGAGCGACCTTCAAATCGAGTACGCGCTCATCACGCGCGAGCCGGAGAAGACCCTCTTCCCCACGCTCGCCGAGCTTGGCATGAGCGCGACCCTGTACGGCGTGCTCTCCCGCGGCCTGCTGACGGGAGCGAAGGCGGAAGGTGTCCGCCTGCACTACCCCCGCTTTGGTGGCGAGGCGGGCCAACGCAACGCAGCGGCCGTCGCGCGTTTCCACGCATACGCCGCGGAGCGCGGGATGACGCCCGCGCAGCTCTCCGTGGCGTGGGTGCTGGCGAAGCAACCGGCGCTCGTGCCCGTGGTCGGCGCACGCACGCGCAAACAGCTGCTCGACGTGCTCGGCGCGCTCGACAAGCCCCTGTCGTCCGACGACGTGGCCGCCGTCGAGGCCATCCTCCCCAAGGAGGCGATCGCCGGCACCCGCTACCCCGAGCAGCAGATGAAGCTGCTCGACAGCGAGCGCTGA
- a CDS encoding cell surface protein: MTTFLQKSFALGFTALLAVACGGEDWQDSARGQPLVGDAFADRIVSFSPGTGAGFGQAQLPGIVLGAPQGAGAGSGSLDVLSLGFNGVIVLEFTDIAVTDGPGVDLLVFENAFIKPSGNPFAETGVVAVSDDGVSWHEFPCASSDAANNYPGCAGVTPVYSSSANGSSPTDPAVAGGDGFDLADVGLTRARFVRIRDSGANGYAGTSGGFDLDAVAVVNGVQLP, encoded by the coding sequence ATGACGACCTTTCTTCAGAAGTCGTTCGCGCTGGGCTTCACCGCGCTGCTGGCCGTGGCGTGCGGTGGCGAGGACTGGCAGGACTCCGCCCGGGGACAGCCACTCGTAGGCGATGCGTTCGCGGACCGCATCGTGTCCTTCTCGCCGGGCACCGGCGCCGGGTTCGGCCAGGCCCAGTTGCCGGGCATCGTGCTGGGCGCTCCGCAAGGGGCCGGCGCGGGGTCTGGCTCGCTGGACGTGCTGTCGCTCGGGTTCAACGGCGTCATCGTCCTGGAGTTCACCGACATCGCGGTGACGGACGGGCCGGGCGTGGACCTGCTCGTCTTCGAGAACGCGTTCATCAAGCCCAGCGGCAATCCGTTCGCGGAGACGGGCGTGGTGGCCGTCAGCGACGACGGCGTCAGCTGGCACGAGTTCCCGTGCGCGTCCTCGGACGCGGCGAACAACTACCCGGGCTGCGCGGGCGTCACGCCCGTGTACTCGAGCTCCGCCAATGGCAGCTCGCCCACCGACCCGGCCGTGGCGGGCGGGGACGGCTTCGACCTGGCGGACGTGGGCCTCACCCGCGCCCGCTTCGTGCGCATCCGCGACTCCGGCGCCAACGGCTACGCGGGCACCAGCGGCGGCTTCGACCTGGATGCCGTCGCCGTGGTGAACGGCGTGCAGTTGCCGTAG
- a CDS encoding TonB-dependent receptor plug domain-containing protein yields the protein MWRSLLARTVVGLVLSFQGRAQAGHEPPAPDEPPLPEFVLPTVEVIGKDVPGTPVDSAQRRDPTGAITVIDARERAGEARDTAELLGGSASLVVQDSGGYGQSKSLVVRGASSNGVLVFLDGIPLNGAGGVADLSLIPVALLERMEILRGAAGARYGAGGLGGAVNLVTRAPSSRLLSSGEVTYGSFETVMAHVAASGALLDGQALVLLHGGRSQGDYSYRVDELPALDDNPLTQEVRTRNDARGGGALLKYRHGLDGGGRVDVLAELSLEDRALAGTVQNPTVSRRQDQTRLSLGARWGRPFGDTGEGSARGFFRRDWLDVTGGTTGVDSGAQHYTVGGVEVEGRAVLGRNALAVTLAGSSESVTQAVGGQAASWWRASVMAMDELSLFSEHLKLVPSLRVERVGHYSLLSPKLGASVDLGHGFGVRANAGQSHRAPSFLELYIRQGLLLPNPELKPERALSVDAAALWRNDVWSVTAGGFAAVYENLIAYELYPPNLARPYNFAAARVWGAEMEVEVRPRAWLTATSSHAWTRTQNRYGDPRYFGKELPYRPRHKWVGRLRVGPDWLNGRTEVLVQSAQLINRVGEARLSLPSRTWVSVGASSTFLHKPDLTVSFDVKNLLDARTADYTGMPLPGRAAYVTLSVALDPSPPEASHVASPP from the coding sequence ATGTGGCGCTCGCTTCTCGCCCGGACCGTCGTCGGTCTGGTGCTCAGCTTCCAGGGACGGGCCCAGGCCGGGCACGAGCCTCCTGCGCCCGACGAGCCGCCCCTCCCTGAGTTCGTCCTCCCCACCGTGGAGGTCATCGGCAAGGACGTCCCCGGGACTCCCGTCGACTCCGCCCAACGCCGTGACCCCACCGGCGCCATCACCGTCATCGACGCCCGTGAGCGCGCGGGGGAAGCACGCGACACGGCGGAGCTGCTCGGCGGATCCGCGAGCCTCGTGGTGCAGGACTCCGGCGGCTACGGCCAGAGCAAGAGCCTCGTGGTGCGCGGCGCGTCGTCCAATGGCGTGCTCGTGTTCCTGGATGGCATTCCGCTCAACGGCGCGGGCGGCGTCGCGGACCTGTCGCTCATCCCCGTCGCGCTGCTGGAGCGCATGGAGATCCTCCGCGGCGCGGCCGGAGCCCGCTACGGCGCGGGCGGGCTGGGCGGCGCGGTCAACCTCGTCACCCGCGCGCCTTCGTCGCGGCTGCTCTCCAGCGGCGAGGTCACCTACGGCAGCTTCGAGACCGTGATGGCCCACGTCGCCGCGTCGGGCGCGCTGCTCGACGGCCAGGCGCTGGTGCTGCTGCACGGTGGCCGCTCGCAGGGGGACTACAGCTACCGCGTCGACGAGCTGCCCGCGTTGGACGACAACCCGCTCACGCAGGAGGTGCGCACCCGCAATGACGCTCGTGGTGGCGGCGCGCTCCTGAAGTACCGGCACGGCCTGGACGGTGGCGGACGCGTGGACGTGCTGGCGGAGCTGTCCCTGGAGGACCGCGCGCTCGCGGGCACCGTGCAGAACCCCACCGTGTCCCGCCGCCAGGACCAGACGCGCCTGTCATTGGGCGCTCGCTGGGGACGGCCCTTCGGCGACACGGGCGAGGGCAGTGCTCGAGGCTTCTTCCGCCGCGACTGGCTGGACGTCACCGGCGGCACCACCGGCGTGGACTCCGGCGCGCAGCACTACACCGTGGGCGGCGTGGAGGTGGAGGGCCGCGCGGTGCTGGGACGCAACGCGCTCGCGGTCACGCTGGCTGGGTCTTCGGAGTCGGTCACGCAGGCGGTGGGTGGCCAGGCCGCGTCGTGGTGGCGCGCGAGCGTCATGGCCATGGACGAGCTGTCCCTGTTCTCCGAGCACCTGAAGCTGGTGCCTTCGCTGCGCGTGGAGCGCGTGGGGCACTACTCGCTCCTGTCGCCCAAGCTGGGCGCGAGCGTGGACCTGGGCCACGGCTTCGGCGTGCGCGCGAACGCGGGCCAGTCCCACCGCGCACCGTCGTTCCTGGAGCTCTACATCCGTCAGGGCCTGCTGCTCCCCAACCCGGAGCTCAAGCCCGAGCGCGCCCTGTCCGTGGACGCCGCGGCCCTGTGGCGCAACGACGTGTGGAGCGTCACCGCGGGCGGCTTCGCGGCGGTGTACGAGAACCTCATCGCCTACGAGCTTTACCCGCCCAACCTGGCCAGGCCCTACAACTTCGCCGCCGCTCGCGTGTGGGGCGCGGAGATGGAGGTGGAGGTCCGTCCTCGCGCGTGGCTCACCGCCACCAGCAGCCATGCGTGGACCCGCACGCAGAACCGCTACGGCGACCCTCGCTACTTCGGGAAGGAGCTGCCGTACCGGCCGCGTCACAAGTGGGTGGGGCGGCTGCGCGTGGGACCGGACTGGCTCAACGGTCGCACGGAGGTGCTCGTCCAGTCCGCGCAGTTGATCAACCGCGTCGGTGAGGCGCGCCTGTCCCTGCCTTCGCGCACCTGGGTGAGCGTGGGGGCCTCCAGCACCTTCCTGCACAAGCCCGACCTCACCGTGTCGTTCGACGTGAAGAACCTGCTCGATGCGCGGACCGCCGACTACACCGGCATGCCGCTGCCCGGCCGCGCCGCCTACGTCACGCTCTCCGTGGCGCTCGACCCTTCTCCCCCCGAGGCCTCCCATGTCGCGTCCCCTCCTTGA
- a CDS encoding MarR family winged helix-turn-helix transcriptional regulator, whose amino-acid sequence MAGPEGSKSRGSHQQLGEVLEFMRLLWAVDHGLQSTSKRMESTLGLTGPQRLVIRLVGRFPGITAGTLANILHVHPSTLTGVLKRLEKRGLLERKSDPLDGRKALFALTDTGRALDIPSEGTVESAVQRVLARMPRDRIVFTQEVLTALAEELGGLSAPMEDAAAAPRSPPSAEG is encoded by the coding sequence ATGGCAGGCCCGGAGGGCAGCAAGTCCCGGGGATCGCACCAGCAGCTGGGCGAGGTGCTGGAGTTCATGCGCCTCCTGTGGGCCGTGGACCATGGCCTGCAGTCCACGTCCAAGCGGATGGAGTCCACGCTGGGGCTCACCGGCCCGCAGCGGCTGGTCATCCGGCTGGTCGGGCGCTTCCCGGGCATCACCGCCGGCACGCTCGCCAACATCCTCCACGTGCACCCCAGCACCCTCACGGGGGTGCTCAAGCGCCTGGAGAAGCGAGGCCTGCTGGAGCGCAAGTCGGATCCGCTCGACGGCCGCAAGGCCCTCTTCGCGCTCACCGACACCGGCCGCGCGCTGGACATCCCGTCCGAGGGCACCGTCGAGTCCGCCGTGCAGCGCGTGCTCGCCCGCATGCCCCGCGACCGCATCGTCTTCACCCAGGAAGTGCTCACCGCGCTCGCCGAGGAGCTGGGCGGCCTCTCCGCCCCCATGGAGGACGCCGCGGCCGCCCCCCGCTCCCCTCCTTCCGCCGAGGGCTGA
- a CDS encoding TetR/AcrR family transcriptional regulator: MRNVVPFVKAMKKTNRADAQRNLDALLEAAKAVFAESGVDAPVREIASRAGVGIATVYRHFPQRADLIAAVYRREIDACAAEAQVLAREHEPFEALTRWLHRFTSLIATKRGLAASLNAQDPAYQAVPAYFREHLEPALQSLLGAAAAAGQVRKDVDAYELLRGIGSLCIPVSEVGPGYTRRMVDLLIDGLRYGARPAP, encoded by the coding sequence ATGCGGAACGTTGTTCCGTTTGTCAAGGCGATGAAGAAAACCAACAGAGCGGATGCCCAGCGCAACCTCGACGCGCTGCTCGAGGCGGCGAAGGCCGTGTTCGCCGAATCCGGAGTCGACGCGCCGGTACGCGAGATCGCGAGTCGCGCGGGCGTCGGCATCGCGACGGTGTATCGGCACTTTCCCCAGCGGGCTGATCTGATCGCCGCCGTGTACCGGCGCGAAATCGACGCATGCGCGGCCGAGGCCCAGGTGCTGGCACGCGAGCATGAGCCGTTCGAAGCGCTGACGCGGTGGCTTCATCGATTCACGAGCCTGATCGCCACCAAGCGAGGGCTTGCCGCGTCGCTCAATGCCCAGGATCCGGCGTATCAGGCGGTGCCGGCGTATTTCCGGGAGCACCTGGAGCCTGCGCTCCAGTCGCTGCTCGGCGCGGCGGCCGCGGCGGGTCAGGTGCGCAAGGACGTCGACGCGTACGAACTCCTGCGGGGCATAGGGAGTCTCTGCATTCCTGTCTCGGAGGTCGGCCCGGGCTACACCCGGAGAATGGTCGACCTGCTCATCGACGGACTGCGCTACGGCGCACGGCCCGCGCCTTGA